A single window of Anaerocolumna chitinilytica DNA harbors:
- a CDS encoding AraC family transcriptional regulator yields the protein MEFFIDLTGISYCDETYRISRKSSPIYVFEYILEGEGTVCCDGKTFTALKGDTYILKKNSNHEYYSHKDNPWTKIWFNAKGPLIEALLSLYRLGNLSHIKGIDLSSYFNRILNNAKTPLDSGSFTKEASLIFFEMILFLHENLHSDILHQSEEAVLLKNYLDKHTKEQISLNTLAGLIYRSPSQTIRIFKQAFGVTPYQYLMKQRLDLAKLLLLNTNKTIKEISLDLNFHDEHYFSNYFKNKFSISPQKFRSSANE from the coding sequence ATGGAATTTTTTATTGACTTAACCGGTATTTCTTATTGCGATGAGACTTATCGTATATCCAGAAAAAGCAGTCCCATCTATGTTTTTGAATATATATTAGAAGGGGAAGGAACGGTATGCTGCGATGGTAAAACCTTTACTGCCTTAAAAGGAGATACCTATATCCTAAAAAAGAACAGTAATCACGAGTATTACTCTCATAAAGACAATCCTTGGACTAAGATATGGTTCAATGCCAAAGGTCCTCTTATTGAAGCGTTATTATCCTTATACAGACTGGGAAATTTATCACACATTAAAGGAATTGATTTAAGCTCCTATTTTAATCGAATTCTGAACAATGCAAAAACCCCTCTTGATAGCGGCAGTTTTACCAAAGAAGCCTCCCTTATTTTTTTTGAAATGATACTTTTTTTACACGAAAATCTGCATTCTGATATCCTGCATCAATCAGAGGAAGCTGTTCTATTAAAGAATTATCTTGATAAACATACCAAAGAACAGATCTCCCTAAATACATTGGCAGGGCTTATATACCGCTCCCCTTCCCAAACAATCCGTATCTTTAAACAGGCATTCGGCGTAACTCCCTATCAATATTTAATGAAGCAGCGACTGGATTTGGCAAAGTTACTCCTTCTTAACACAAACAAAACAATTAAGGAAATATCCCTGGATTTAAATTTTCATGACGAACATTACTTTTCTAATTATTTCAAGAATAAATTTAGCATTTCTCCGCAAAAATTCAGAAGCAGTGCAAATGAATAA
- a CDS encoding glycoside hydrolase family 2 protein produces MSDKHMNLTECPTREEYPRPQFVRKEWMNLNGIWDFEMDFGKSGIDRKLYEGEGFTKKILVPFCPESSLSGINYKDFMNMVWYKREFIVDKVTEKRTLLHFQAVDYHTTLWLNGKKIGEHKGGYTPFTFDITAFITEGVNLITLCAKDDPREKFQPRGKQSGQYYSAGCDYTRTTGIWQTVWLEFVSESYLKEVKYYPNAAEGLLNVSGYVEGPIKGLSLTAEAFYQGKAMGRTEAVIQGKEVNISIPLNEKHLWMPGKPELYDLKFTLSKEEVIIDEVESYFGLRDISYDQEGVRINGELIYQRLVLDQGFYPDGIYTAPSEEALKKDIELSMEMGFNGARLHQKVFEPAYLYWADHLGYLVWGEYASWGVDMTDLSAVNVFLPEWMEAVSRDFNSTALVGWCPFNETWDKNGFWIADGKYMYGTRQEDSILKLIYDVTKALDGNRPVIDTSGNFHVVTDIFDIHDYEQDGEAFAKRFEPMNNGGETYVTFADRQSYEGQAYFVSEYGGIWWSDEERDGWGYGQRPASREEFLERYRILTTTLLKNKRVSGFCYTQLYDVEQEMNGLYTYGRKAKFDPALIKEINMQKAAIEE; encoded by the coding sequence ATGAGTGACAAGCATATGAATTTAACAGAGTGCCCAACGAGAGAAGAATACCCAAGACCGCAGTTCGTAAGAAAAGAATGGATGAATCTCAATGGAATTTGGGATTTTGAAATGGATTTTGGAAAGAGCGGGATAGATCGTAAACTGTATGAAGGAGAAGGATTTACTAAAAAAATATTGGTTCCTTTTTGTCCTGAGAGCAGCTTATCCGGAATTAATTATAAAGATTTTATGAACATGGTCTGGTATAAAAGAGAATTTATTGTAGATAAGGTTACTGAAAAACGAACCTTACTGCATTTTCAGGCAGTGGATTATCATACAACCCTTTGGCTTAACGGGAAAAAAATAGGAGAGCACAAAGGTGGTTATACACCCTTTACCTTTGACATTACAGCTTTCATAACTGAAGGAGTTAACCTGATTACCTTATGTGCCAAGGATGATCCAAGAGAGAAGTTTCAACCCAGAGGGAAGCAGAGCGGGCAATATTATTCCGCCGGTTGTGACTATACAAGAACAACAGGTATCTGGCAGACTGTTTGGCTTGAATTCGTCTCAGAGAGCTATTTAAAAGAAGTAAAATACTATCCGAATGCAGCGGAGGGCTTGTTAAATGTAAGCGGATATGTGGAGGGACCTATAAAGGGCTTAAGCCTTACAGCGGAAGCATTCTATCAGGGAAAAGCGATGGGAAGGACAGAAGCTGTAATTCAAGGGAAAGAAGTTAATATCTCAATTCCTCTAAATGAGAAGCATTTATGGATGCCCGGTAAACCGGAGCTCTATGATCTTAAATTTACCTTATCAAAAGAAGAGGTTATAATAGATGAAGTTGAGAGTTATTTCGGACTTCGTGATATTTCCTATGACCAAGAGGGAGTGAGAATTAATGGGGAATTGATTTACCAAAGACTTGTATTGGATCAAGGCTTTTATCCCGATGGTATTTATACGGCTCCCTCAGAAGAAGCTTTAAAGAAGGATATTGAATTATCTATGGAGATGGGCTTTAATGGAGCCAGACTTCATCAAAAAGTATTTGAGCCAGCTTATTTATACTGGGCAGATCATCTTGGTTACCTTGTATGGGGAGAGTATGCAAGCTGGGGAGTTGATATGACGGATCTCTCTGCTGTCAATGTATTCTTACCGGAATGGATGGAAGCGGTAAGCAGAGATTTTAATAGTACAGCTCTGGTTGGTTGGTGCCCTTTTAATGAGACTTGGGATAAAAACGGATTTTGGATAGCTGACGGAAAATATATGTATGGAACCAGACAGGAGGATTCCATATTAAAATTGATATATGATGTAACAAAGGCTTTGGATGGTAATCGACCGGTTATTGATACCAGCGGAAATTTCCATGTTGTTACGGATATATTTGATATCCATGATTATGAGCAGGATGGAGAGGCTTTTGCAAAGAGATTCGAGCCTATGAATAACGGTGGTGAAACTTATGTTACATTTGCTGACCGTCAGAGTTATGAGGGCCAGGCATATTTTGTTTCTGAATATGGCGGTATCTGGTGGAGCGATGAAGAAAGAGACGGATGGGGATATGGACAAAGGCCAGCTTCCAGGGAAGAGTTCCTGGAAAGATATAGAATTTTAACAACGACTTTGTTAAAAAATAAAAGAGTCAGCGGTTTTTGCTATACACAGCTCTATGATGTAGAACAGGAGATGAACGGGCTTTATACCTACGGGCGAAAAGCCAAATTCGATCCCGCTCTCATAAAAGAAATTAATATGCAGAAAGCGGCTATTGAAGAATAA
- a CDS encoding AraC family transcriptional regulator has translation MNSKSDINIYYCGEEACAPGHFFGPAIRPHYLLHFILNGKGYYESRGKRYTVSKGEAFLIRPQEITYYEADKEEPWEYSWVAFDGEKTEEMLKRAGFINEKPICNILKIEDCARYLHQLIKVFDKADSNEYELIGLFYQIFSTAEMVYQKEEEAAEQGYYVKALTFIRHNYGYDIKVTDIARYVGIDRTYLFKIFKHFLGKSVKDYLTEYRLLTAKYMLQRTTYNMTEVALSCGFYDLSSFSRNFKKAEGVTPMQYRSKLLSEIGK, from the coding sequence ATGAACAGTAAATCCGATATCAATATTTATTATTGCGGGGAAGAAGCATGTGCTCCGGGACATTTTTTCGGACCGGCAATCCGCCCTCATTATCTGTTGCATTTTATTTTAAATGGCAAGGGTTATTATGAATCCAGAGGAAAACGTTATACCGTCAGTAAAGGAGAAGCATTTCTGATTAGACCCCAGGAGATTACTTATTATGAAGCGGATAAGGAAGAGCCTTGGGAATACTCCTGGGTTGCTTTCGATGGAGAGAAAACAGAGGAAATGCTGAAACGTGCCGGTTTTATCAATGAGAAGCCTATTTGTAACATACTTAAAATAGAAGATTGTGCTAGATACCTCCATCAGCTTATTAAGGTATTTGATAAAGCAGACAGTAATGAATATGAATTAATTGGGCTTTTCTATCAGATCTTTTCAACAGCTGAAATGGTGTACCAGAAAGAGGAAGAGGCGGCAGAACAAGGGTATTATGTGAAAGCCCTTACCTTTATTCGTCATAATTATGGCTATGATATTAAGGTAACGGATATTGCAAGATATGTTGGAATAGACAGAACTTATCTTTTTAAGATATTTAAGCACTTTCTAGGAAAGTCAGTAAAAGATTATCTGACAGAATACAGGTTACTAACAGCAAAGTATATGCTGCAGAGAACGACCTATAATATGACAGAGGTAGCATTATCCTGCGGCTTTTATGACCTGTCCTCCTTTTCCAGAAATTTTAAAAAAGCAGAAGGAGTTACCCCCATGCAATATAGAAGCAAGCTCCTGAGTGAAATTGGAAAATAG
- a CDS encoding FeoA family protein: protein MTLDQLRIGKRGRIVSVSGKGALRDRLLDMGLTPGTEVMVRRMAPFGDPMEILLRGYELTLRLEDAKNIEIERVKL from the coding sequence ATGACTTTGGATCAGTTAAGGATTGGCAAAAGAGGTCGAATTGTTTCGGTAAGCGGTAAGGGAGCTTTGCGGGACCGGCTTTTAGATATGGGATTGACACCGGGAACAGAGGTTATGGTAAGAAGGATGGCACCCTTTGGAGACCCAATGGAAATACTTCTTCGGGGTTATGAATTAACATTGCGATTGGAAGATGCTAAAAACATTGAGATAGAAAGGGTAAAGTTATGA
- the feoB gene encoding ferrous iron transport protein B: MITFALVGNQNCGKTTLFNQLTGSNQHVGNFPGVTVERKEGILRKQREITVVDLPGIYSLSPYTKEEIVTRDFIAKGHPNGIINIVDAMNIERNLYLSLQLIQFGIPMVIALNMMDEISTNGGIINIDELQESLGVPVVPISAVKNQGIDKLVQTAVDTVSKNRIPKSKDFYSGKCAEALKDINAMLKKSARKHHINTAFAAGKLLENDSKIAEDLQLQKEEENEIEKRIRRMENEMLTDRKAAMADMRYRFIDELCKRTVIKPKESKQHRRSILIDNVLANRYLAIPIFLGIMFLIFWLTFGVIGSTLSDLLGSFIQLFSDYIRMMLTGLKVNSVLVSLIADGILAGVGSVLSFVPTIVILFLFLALLEDSGYMARVAFIMDKLLQKIGLSGRSFVPMIIGFGCSVPAVMATRTLPSERDRRLTIFLIPFMSCSAKLPIYGMFTMAFFPKNRALIMISLYIFGMVMGVISTFVLKKFVYKGAPDRFVMELPNYRLPGTKSVLLLLWDKTKDFLTRAFTVIFLATIVIWFLQKFNWQLKPVEDSAGSILAGIGHMIAPVFRPMGFDDWRASTALITGFMAKEAVVSTFGVLTGAGSSKLPLALAQLMTPMAAYAFLIFTLIYSPCVAAISIIKRELNTSTALKVAVYQTAVAWFCAMIVYQIARIFF, encoded by the coding sequence ATGATTACATTTGCATTGGTGGGTAATCAAAATTGCGGGAAGACAACTCTTTTTAATCAATTGACAGGTTCCAACCAGCATGTGGGTAATTTTCCTGGTGTAACCGTTGAGAGAAAAGAAGGTATCCTTCGTAAACAGAGAGAGATTACAGTAGTTGATTTACCAGGCATCTACTCATTATCCCCTTATACGAAGGAAGAGATTGTTACAAGAGATTTTATTGCTAAGGGGCATCCAAACGGAATTATTAATATAGTGGATGCTATGAATATAGAGAGAAATCTTTATTTAAGTTTACAACTGATACAATTTGGAATACCGATGGTTATTGCGCTTAATATGATGGATGAAATAAGTACAAACGGCGGTATTATAAATATTGATGAATTACAGGAAAGCCTTGGAGTTCCGGTGGTACCAATTTCAGCTGTTAAGAACCAGGGTATTGATAAACTGGTACAAACTGCTGTTGATACTGTTTCAAAGAATAGAATTCCTAAGAGCAAGGATTTTTATAGCGGAAAGTGTGCTGAAGCATTAAAAGACATTAACGCAATGCTTAAAAAGTCTGCCAGAAAGCATCATATAAATACTGCTTTTGCAGCGGGCAAGCTATTAGAAAATGACAGTAAGATAGCAGAAGATTTACAATTGCAAAAAGAAGAAGAAAATGAAATTGAGAAAAGAATCCGTAGAATGGAAAATGAAATGCTTACGGATAGGAAAGCCGCTATGGCAGACATGCGGTACCGTTTTATTGATGAGTTATGCAAAAGAACGGTAATTAAACCAAAGGAAAGCAAACAGCATAGGCGGAGTATTCTAATTGATAACGTGCTGGCCAACAGATATCTTGCTATTCCGATCTTTCTTGGTATTATGTTTCTTATCTTTTGGCTCACCTTCGGAGTTATTGGGAGTACCTTAAGTGATTTACTTGGCAGTTTTATACAACTATTCTCGGATTATATAAGAATGATGTTAACCGGCCTTAAAGTTAATTCGGTTTTAGTTTCTTTGATAGCAGATGGGATACTTGCCGGTGTCGGTAGTGTATTATCCTTTGTACCGACTATTGTGATACTGTTTTTATTCTTAGCTTTGCTGGAAGATAGCGGCTACATGGCAAGAGTTGCTTTTATTATGGATAAGCTCCTCCAAAAGATTGGGCTTTCCGGACGCAGTTTCGTACCTATGATAATAGGTTTTGGCTGCAGCGTCCCGGCAGTTATGGCTACCAGAACCCTTCCCAGTGAAAGAGACAGGAGATTGACAATATTCTTAATCCCTTTCATGAGCTGCAGTGCAAAACTTCCTATTTATGGAATGTTCACCATGGCATTTTTTCCAAAAAATCGTGCTCTTATCATGATTTCACTATACATATTTGGAATGGTCATGGGAGTTATCAGTACTTTTGTGTTAAAGAAATTTGTTTATAAAGGGGCTCCGGATCGGTTTGTTATGGAACTGCCCAATTACCGTCTGCCGGGAACCAAAAGTGTATTGTTATTATTATGGGATAAGACAAAGGATTTTTTGACGAGAGCATTTACTGTTATCTTTTTAGCTACTATTGTGATCTGGTTCCTGCAGAAATTCAACTGGCAATTAAAGCCGGTAGAAGATAGTGCTGGCAGTATATTAGCAGGAATAGGCCATATGATTGCTCCTGTATTTCGCCCTATGGGTTTTGATGACTGGAGAGCTTCCACGGCATTAATTACCGGTTTTATGGCGAAGGAAGCGGTTGTCAGTACCTTTGGTGTTTTGACCGGTGCGGGTTCTTCCAAGCTTCCTTTAGCACTGGCACAATTAATGACACCAATGGCAGCCTATGCCTTCCTGATCTTTACTTTAATTTATTCTCCCTGTGTTGCGGCAATCAGTATTATTAAGAGAGAGCTAAATACCAGTACAGCCTTAAAAGTTGCTGTTTATCAGACAGCGGTGGCCTGGTTCTGCGCTATGATAGTTTATCAGATTGCAAGGATTTTCTTTTAA
- a CDS encoding S8 family peptidase, with amino-acid sequence MKFLSKFHTDLKREKVGLIPFEVQQVHESASEIPQGIQMINAPYLWEASKKGEGVVVAIIDTGCQTDHPDLIGRIVGGRNFTKDYNKDVNKFEDNNGHGTHVAGTIAAIENNVGVVGAAPLVKLLILKVLDKNGSGSYQSIIDGINYAVTWRGSNGEKVRVISMSLGGPTDVANLHNAVKNAVANDILVICAAGNEGDNNSKTNEFSYPGAYNEAIAVGAIDFNKKIATFSNSNDNVDLVAPGVGILSTYIGGKYATLSGTSMATPHVSGAAALIVNESESAFQRHLTEAELYAQLIKKTVDLGISKKSQGNGLIDLSR; translated from the coding sequence ATGAAATTTTTGAGTAAATTTCATACGGATTTGAAGAGAGAAAAAGTCGGATTAATACCATTTGAAGTACAACAGGTTCATGAAAGTGCAAGTGAAATACCTCAGGGAATTCAGATGATCAATGCGCCTTATCTTTGGGAGGCATCAAAGAAAGGGGAAGGTGTGGTAGTTGCTATTATTGATACAGGCTGCCAGACTGATCATCCGGATCTTATAGGTAGAATTGTAGGCGGAAGAAATTTTACCAAGGATTACAATAAGGATGTTAATAAATTCGAAGATAACAACGGACATGGAACACATGTTGCAGGAACAATCGCAGCAATCGAGAATAATGTTGGCGTTGTCGGAGCTGCTCCTTTGGTTAAGCTTTTGATTCTCAAAGTATTAGATAAGAATGGCAGCGGAAGTTATCAGAGTATTATTGATGGCATTAATTATGCGGTTACCTGGAGAGGCAGCAATGGAGAAAAAGTAAGAGTAATCTCCATGTCTCTTGGCGGACCAACCGATGTCGCTAACCTTCATAATGCAGTAAAAAATGCAGTTGCCAATGATATACTGGTAATCTGCGCGGCAGGAAATGAAGGAGATAACAACAGTAAAACCAATGAATTCAGTTACCCCGGAGCCTATAATGAAGCTATCGCAGTAGGTGCTATTGATTTTAATAAAAAGATAGCTACTTTCAGTAACAGCAATGATAACGTAGATTTGGTAGCACCCGGTGTGGGAATATTATCAACTTATATCGGCGGAAAATACGCAACCTTAAGTGGTACTTCTATGGCTACTCCTCATGTTTCAGGTGCAGCTGCACTTATTGTCAATGAAAGTGAAAGTGCCTTCCAAAGACATTTAACAGAAGCTGAGCTTTATGCCCAATTGATAAAGAAAACCGTGGATCTTGGAATAAGCAAGAAGAGCCAGGGAAATGGTTTGATAGATTTATCCAGATAA
- a CDS encoding DedA family protein, whose product MTNWIIDFMNQFGYLGITFLIALENVFPPIPSEVILTFGGFMTTFTTLTVEGVIIFSTLGSLIGAAILYGLGNILSMERMEKILDGKLGKILHLKKEDVGKAYTWFNSKGKITVLICRCIPIVRSLISIPAGMSGMNFGIFFLLTAIGSLVWNTVLVFLGKAASNSWEKIVAKTDTFTHITIIVLGILFIALVFWFYKSRKKNKDDEH is encoded by the coding sequence ATGACTAACTGGATTATTGATTTTATGAACCAATTCGGATATCTAGGAATTACTTTTTTAATAGCTTTAGAAAATGTTTTTCCGCCGATTCCGTCTGAAGTTATATTGACTTTTGGTGGTTTCATGACTACCTTCACAACATTAACAGTAGAAGGTGTTATAATCTTCTCAACCTTGGGGTCCTTGATTGGTGCTGCTATTCTATACGGTTTAGGAAATATCTTATCCATGGAAAGGATGGAAAAGATATTAGACGGTAAGCTTGGTAAAATTCTTCATTTGAAAAAAGAGGATGTAGGGAAAGCTTATACCTGGTTCAATTCTAAAGGAAAGATAACAGTTCTAATATGCCGCTGTATACCTATTGTACGAAGCCTTATATCCATACCGGCAGGAATGTCAGGCATGAATTTTGGAATCTTCTTTCTCCTTACAGCAATTGGTTCCCTCGTGTGGAATACCGTTTTGGTATTCTTGGGTAAAGCAGCAAGTAATTCCTGGGAGAAGATAGTAGCTAAAACAGATACTTTTACACATATCACAATCATTGTTCTTGGCATTTTATTCATAGCATTGGTATTCTGGTTTTATAAATCAAGAAAAAAAAATAAAGATGATGAACATTAA
- a CDS encoding DUF1540 domain-containing protein, translating to MDINSSIGCRVSECKYHAGDSQHCTLDKIMVGKNESYSSKAEDTDCESFKAKEDKAY from the coding sequence ATGGACATTAATTCAAGCATAGGTTGCAGAGTGTCAGAATGTAAATATCATGCAGGTGATTCACAGCATTGTACACTGGACAAAATTATGGTTGGCAAAAACGAATCTTACTCTTCAAAAGCAGAAGATACGGATTGTGAATCCTTTAAAGCAAAAGAAGATAAAGCTTACTAA
- the nagA gene encoding N-acetylglucosamine-6-phosphate deacetylase — protein sequence MLLKNASVFIDGKFQAADITVSGGLFQDTAANTEEHETLDLTDKLIIPGFIELHSHGCIGYDFTTSAPEELEKMCEFYSENGITSILATTMTIGYDTYKKAMENIKTVCEKGTKGSRIIGINMEGPFLGASKKGAHDTRYLLSINEQKYEELNDISGDRVRIIDLDPDLPGALPFIEKYSKKKIISLAHTSCDYDTAVKAIEAGATHVTHLFNAMNGLHHRAPGIIGAVSDCPVNAEIICDGIHIHPSVMRLVFKAFPEKLILISDSMSAAGLEDGPYELGGQKVIVKDGKAALEDGTIAGSTTTIYKAFKKCIEIGIPVEQAVLSATLYPARAIHADNEIGSIEKGKRADFIVMDKNYNIEKVYSGGNLIVSH from the coding sequence ATGTTATTAAAAAATGCATCTGTCTTTATAGACGGTAAATTCCAAGCGGCTGATATCACTGTTTCGGGCGGTCTTTTTCAGGATACAGCAGCTAACACCGAAGAACATGAGACATTGGATTTAACAGATAAGCTTATAATTCCCGGCTTTATAGAATTGCACTCCCATGGTTGTATCGGTTATGATTTTACAACATCTGCTCCCGAGGAACTGGAGAAGATGTGTGAATTCTATAGTGAAAACGGTATCACTTCCATTCTTGCGACAACTATGACAATTGGCTATGATACATACAAAAAAGCCATGGAAAACATTAAAACGGTTTGCGAAAAAGGAACAAAAGGCAGCCGTATTATTGGCATTAATATGGAAGGGCCTTTCCTTGGCGCATCAAAAAAAGGAGCTCATGATACCAGATATCTGCTCTCTATCAATGAGCAGAAATATGAGGAACTAAATGACATATCCGGCGACAGAGTTCGAATTATTGATCTTGATCCGGATTTACCAGGAGCTCTTCCCTTTATTGAAAAATACAGTAAAAAGAAAATAATATCTCTTGCTCATACCTCCTGTGATTACGATACTGCTGTAAAGGCTATTGAAGCAGGTGCAACCCACGTTACTCATTTATTCAACGCCATGAACGGTCTCCACCATAGGGCTCCGGGTATAATCGGTGCTGTTTCTGACTGCCCTGTAAATGCTGAGATTATCTGTGATGGAATCCATATCCATCCTTCTGTTATGAGACTGGTATTTAAAGCTTTCCCGGAAAAACTAATCCTTATCTCTGACTCCATGAGTGCTGCCGGTCTGGAAGACGGCCCTTACGAACTTGGCGGACAAAAAGTAATTGTTAAAGATGGAAAGGCAGCTTTGGAGGATGGAACCATTGCAGGCTCTACCACTACCATCTATAAAGCCTTTAAGAAGTGTATAGAAATCGGTATTCCTGTTGAGCAGGCAGTTCTTAGTGCTACTTTATACCCTGCCAGAGCAATACATGCAGATAACGAAATTGGTTCAATTGAAAAAGGCAAACGCGCTGATTTTATTGTAATGGATAAAAATTACAATATCGAAAAAGTTTATTCAGGCGGTAACTTAATTGTATCTCATTAG
- the nagB gene encoding glucosamine-6-phosphate deaminase — MNLIKANGYKDLSRKAANVISAQVILKPNSVLGLATGSSPIGTYEQLIEWYQKGDVDFSKVTSVNLDEYWGISPENPQSYRYFMNQHFFSHVNINPLNTNVPNGLANDPEEECIRYEKLIADLGGIDLQLLGIGHNGHIGFNEPDVSFEKTTHVVELDETTRQANARFFQSLEEVPDKAITMGIRSIMQSKKILLIANGPDKQDIIQKALFGPVTPELPASILQFHPDVTVVYSFE, encoded by the coding sequence ATGAACTTGATTAAAGCTAATGGTTATAAGGATTTAAGCAGAAAAGCCGCAAATGTAATCTCCGCACAGGTTATCTTAAAACCAAACAGTGTTCTTGGTCTTGCAACTGGCTCCTCTCCTATTGGCACCTATGAACAGCTTATTGAATGGTATCAGAAAGGAGATGTTGATTTTTCAAAAGTAACATCCGTTAATTTGGATGAATACTGGGGCATTTCTCCTGAGAATCCGCAAAGCTATCGTTACTTCATGAACCAGCATTTCTTCTCCCATGTCAACATTAACCCACTTAATACAAATGTACCTAATGGTCTTGCAAATGATCCGGAAGAGGAATGTATTCGCTATGAGAAGTTGATTGCTGATCTTGGCGGTATTGACTTACAGCTCTTAGGCATCGGACACAACGGACATATAGGTTTTAATGAACCGGATGTCTCCTTTGAGAAGACAACTCATGTTGTCGAATTGGATGAAACCACACGACAAGCCAATGCTCGTTTCTTCCAGTCCTTAGAAGAGGTTCCTGATAAAGCTATCACTATGGGTATTCGCTCCATTATGCAGTCTAAGAAGATTCTTTTGATTGCGAACGGACCTGACAAACAGGATATCATCCAGAAAGCTTTATTCGGTCCTGTAACTCCTGAGCTGCCTGCTTCCATTCTGCAATTTCATCCGGATGTAACAGTTGTTTATTCCTTTGAATAA
- a CDS encoding MurR/RpiR family transcriptional regulator, with product MSGILERIEKNYSKFTKSEKKVADYIFENPRKVLYTSITDLALNCKVGDTTVFRFCKELKLNGYQEFKVLLAQDITKNEGNKESVAGIIEVGDDTRTICEKTLSAHIESLKETFELLDFEQAGKTVDLMSAARKIHFFGVGSSGAIALEAKQKFMRIIPNVEFTGDTHMQHMAASLLDSRDLAVIFSYSGSTKDMIEIHKLVKQNGCPSVIITHFAKTALTADADIVLLCGSNEGPLDGGASTTSVVQLYVLEVLYLQYFIKHYNQCMENKARTTESISTKLL from the coding sequence ATGAGCGGAATATTAGAAAGAATTGAAAAAAATTACTCAAAATTTACGAAATCCGAAAAAAAAGTTGCAGATTATATCTTTGAAAATCCAAGAAAAGTATTATATACCTCCATAACGGACTTGGCTTTGAACTGTAAGGTTGGAGATACTACGGTTTTTCGTTTTTGCAAAGAGCTAAAGTTAAATGGTTATCAGGAATTCAAGGTGCTTTTAGCACAGGATATTACGAAGAACGAAGGAAATAAGGAAAGTGTTGCAGGTATTATTGAAGTCGGAGATGATACAAGAACTATCTGTGAAAAGACATTATCCGCACATATAGAAAGTTTAAAAGAGACCTTTGAATTACTGGATTTCGAACAGGCAGGAAAAACAGTGGATTTAATGTCGGCTGCCAGAAAAATTCATTTCTTTGGAGTGGGTTCTTCCGGTGCGATTGCCTTGGAAGCAAAACAGAAATTTATGAGAATTATTCCTAATGTAGAGTTTACCGGAGATACACATATGCAGCACATGGCAGCCTCTTTGTTAGACTCCAGAGACCTGGCTGTTATATTTTCCTATTCCGGATCTACGAAGGATATGATAGAGATACATAAGTTGGTAAAGCAAAATGGCTGCCCGTCTGTTATAATAACCCATTTTGCTAAAACCGCGCTTACAGCAGATGCGGATATAGTCCTTTTATGCGGCTCAAATGAAGGACCCTTGGACGGGGGAGCCTCTACTACCTCTGTGGTACAATTATATGTCCTTGAGGTATTGTATTTGCAATACTTTATCAAACACTACAACCAATGCATGGAGAATAAGGCAAGAACGACAGAGTCCATATCTACAAAGCTTCTATAA